In one window of Pseudochaenichthys georgianus chromosome 5, fPseGeo1.2, whole genome shotgun sequence DNA:
- the LOC117446254 gene encoding zinc finger protein 554-like isoform X1, translating to MTKLQFLNVFLTERLMLAAQEIYKSVEDTILEYQEEIAIRERENDHLRRRLRDAGIEIWPDRPSMALLEEEDGEHPRREWSPSMGHEERIPIQIKDKRDLRPIQGDDQLRGHGSCATPENMFTPPRVVNEYPQEGPHTSNLPQSQGVENRERDPASRGSSRHVKVESGGAHRGSTSSNSGAQPLAPVNPNCSNENNIDIIGVENGGQMVGAKGNGAGANRGQASQMRNQGANAVDCPHQKSPLQGQMSSFSCKVCGEAFSHAGHLHVHVQVHTREKPYRCGVCGKCCSSSGRLQEHQRSHTGEKPFRCQICGKGFTQMAHLKVHMRIHTGEKPYSCPVCGKCFSRSDKIKRHLQTHSREGTYFSGQ from the exons ATGACCAAACTGCAGTTTTTAAACGTCTTTTTGACTGAGCGTCTCATGCTTGCTGCACAGGAGATATACAAATCTGTCGAGGATACTATTTTGGAGTACCAGGAGGAGATAGCGATCAGAGAGCGGGAGAACGACCATTTGAGACGCAGGCTGCGAGACGCTGGGATCGAAATATGGCCAG ATCGTCCGTCCATGGCGCTGTTGGAAGAGGAGGATGGTGAGCATCCCCGTCGTGAGTGGAGTCCCAGCATGGGGCATGAAGAGCGCATCCCAATTCAGATTAAGGataaaagagatctccggcccATCCAAGGAGATGATCAGCTTCGTGGTCATGGCTCTTGCGCCACACCCGAGAACATGTTTACTCCCCCACGTGTTGTGAATGAATATCCCCAGGAAGGCCCGCACACATCCAACCTTCCTCAGAGTCAAGGTGTGGAGAACAGGGAGAGGGATCCTGCATCTCGGGGGTCCTCGAGACACGTGAAGGTGGAGAGTGGAGGAGCCCACAGAGGCTCTACTTCCTCCAACAGCGGCGCCCAGCCCCTCGCACCAGTCAACCCAAACTGCTCGAATGAGAACAACATTGACATTATTGGGGTAGAGAATGGAGGACAGATGGTTGGTGCTAAGGGAAATGGAGCTGGTGCTAACAGAGGGCAGGCCTCTCAAATGCGCAATCAAGGAGCCAATGCCGTGGACTGCCCTCATCAAAAATCGCCCCTACAAGGCCAAATGTCTTCCTTTAGCTGCAAGGTGTGTGGGGAGGCGTTTAGTCATGCTGGCCACCTGCATGTGCATGTACAAGTGCACACTCGAGAAAAACCTTACCGCTGTGGAGTATGTGGGAAATGCTGCAGCTCCTCGGGCAGACTGCAGGAGCACCAGCGTAGTCACACGGGAGAAAAACCATTCCGCTGCCAGATTTGTGGAAAGGGCTTCACACAGATGGCTCACTTGAAggtacacatgagaatccacactggGGAGAAGCCATACAGCTGCCCTGTGTGTGGCAAGTGCTTCAGCCGCTCTGACAAAATCAAAAGGCATCTCCAGACCCATAGCCGCGAGGGAACATACTTTTCAGGGCAATGA
- the LOC117446254 gene encoding zinc finger protein 554-like isoform X2, which translates to MLGLTENIETYIHEGPDRPSMALLEEEDGEHPRREWSPSMGHEERIPIQIKDKRDLRPIQGDDQLRGHGSCATPENMFTPPRVVNEYPQEGPHTSNLPQSQGVENRERDPASRGSSRHVKVESGGAHRGSTSSNSGAQPLAPVNPNCSNENNIDIIGVENGGQMVGAKGNGAGANRGQASQMRNQGANAVDCPHQKSPLQGQMSSFSCKVCGEAFSHAGHLHVHVQVHTREKPYRCGVCGKCCSSSGRLQEHQRSHTGEKPFRCQICGKGFTQMAHLKVHMRIHTGEKPYSCPVCGKCFSRSDKIKRHLQTHSREGTYFSGQ; encoded by the exons ATGTTGGGGCTCACAGAAAACATAGAAACATACATCCATGAAGGACCAG ATCGTCCGTCCATGGCGCTGTTGGAAGAGGAGGATGGTGAGCATCCCCGTCGTGAGTGGAGTCCCAGCATGGGGCATGAAGAGCGCATCCCAATTCAGATTAAGGataaaagagatctccggcccATCCAAGGAGATGATCAGCTTCGTGGTCATGGCTCTTGCGCCACACCCGAGAACATGTTTACTCCCCCACGTGTTGTGAATGAATATCCCCAGGAAGGCCCGCACACATCCAACCTTCCTCAGAGTCAAGGTGTGGAGAACAGGGAGAGGGATCCTGCATCTCGGGGGTCCTCGAGACACGTGAAGGTGGAGAGTGGAGGAGCCCACAGAGGCTCTACTTCCTCCAACAGCGGCGCCCAGCCCCTCGCACCAGTCAACCCAAACTGCTCGAATGAGAACAACATTGACATTATTGGGGTAGAGAATGGAGGACAGATGGTTGGTGCTAAGGGAAATGGAGCTGGTGCTAACAGAGGGCAGGCCTCTCAAATGCGCAATCAAGGAGCCAATGCCGTGGACTGCCCTCATCAAAAATCGCCCCTACAAGGCCAAATGTCTTCCTTTAGCTGCAAGGTGTGTGGGGAGGCGTTTAGTCATGCTGGCCACCTGCATGTGCATGTACAAGTGCACACTCGAGAAAAACCTTACCGCTGTGGAGTATGTGGGAAATGCTGCAGCTCCTCGGGCAGACTGCAGGAGCACCAGCGTAGTCACACGGGAGAAAAACCATTCCGCTGCCAGATTTGTGGAAAGGGCTTCACACAGATGGCTCACTTGAAggtacacatgagaatccacactggGGAGAAGCCATACAGCTGCCCTGTGTGTGGCAAGTGCTTCAGCCGCTCTGACAAAATCAAAAGGCATCTCCAGACCCATAGCCGCGAGGGAACATACTTTTCAGGGCAATGA